The Actinocatenispora sera genome has a window encoding:
- the nrdR gene encoding transcriptional regulator NrdR: MRCPYCRHTESRVVDSREAEDGQLIRRRRACQECGKRFTTVEEAVLAVVKRSGVTEPFSRAKVMSGVRKACQGRPVDDDDLALLAQRVEDSVRGRGAAEVPSHDVGLAILGPLRDLDLVAYLRFASVYRAFDTLDDFEKEISSLRETRDGGGGGSGEREGPADPDAARRRAPAGRSVDTPGGAQVRVGGD; this comes from the coding sequence ATGCGTTGTCCGTACTGTCGGCACACCGAGTCCCGGGTGGTCGATTCCCGCGAGGCGGAGGACGGCCAGCTCATCCGGCGACGGCGCGCCTGCCAGGAGTGCGGCAAGCGGTTCACCACGGTCGAGGAGGCGGTCCTCGCCGTCGTCAAGCGCAGCGGCGTCACCGAGCCGTTCAGCCGGGCGAAGGTGATGTCCGGCGTGCGCAAGGCCTGCCAGGGGCGGCCGGTCGACGACGACGACCTGGCCCTGCTCGCCCAGCGGGTGGAGGACAGCGTCCGCGGCCGCGGCGCGGCCGAGGTGCCCAGCCACGACGTGGGGCTCGCCATCCTCGGTCCGCTGCGCGACCTCGACCTGGTGGCCTACCTGCGGTTCGCGAGCGTCTACCGCGCGTTCGACACGCTGGACGACTTCGAGAAGGAGATCTCCAGCCTGCGCGAGACGCGGGACGGCGGAGGCGGTGGCTCGGGCGAGCGGGAGGGCCCGGCGGATCCCGACGCGGCCCGGCGCAGAGCGCCGGCCGGCCGATCGGTGGACACCCCGGGCGGCGCGCAGGTGCGGGTCGGCGGCGACTGA
- a CDS encoding TetR/AcrR family transcriptional regulator encodes MTTRRAGLREQKKQATREALRVAALRLAMAHGPENVRVDDIAEAAGVAPRTYNNYFASREQAIVAAVTADREARVAAAVAGRPAAPLAEAIADAIATEYTEPSEDTRDALLMITTRPALRQAYLDAATAIEAPLSDVLTERLGDPDTARVLAASVAAAVRIALDRWVRPTGSGLVVVRDSLADHLRTALAPLAPALDAADERR; translated from the coding sequence GTGACGACGAGGCGCGCCGGGCTGCGCGAGCAGAAGAAGCAGGCCACCCGCGAGGCGCTGCGGGTCGCCGCGCTGCGGCTGGCCATGGCACACGGGCCGGAGAACGTCCGGGTCGACGACATCGCCGAGGCCGCCGGCGTGGCGCCGCGCACGTACAACAACTACTTCGCCAGCCGGGAGCAGGCGATCGTCGCCGCGGTCACCGCCGACCGGGAGGCCCGGGTCGCCGCGGCGGTGGCCGGTCGGCCGGCGGCACCGCTGGCCGAGGCGATCGCCGACGCGATCGCCACCGAGTACACCGAGCCGAGCGAGGACACCCGCGACGCGCTGCTGATGATCACCACCCGGCCGGCACTGCGGCAGGCGTACCTCGACGCGGCGACCGCGATCGAGGCACCGCTGTCCGACGTGCTCACCGAGCGGCTCGGCGACCCGGACACCGCCCGGGTACTGGCCGCGAGCGTCGCCGCCGCGGTCCGCATCGCGCTCGACCGCTGGGTACGACCCACCGGCAGCGGCCTCGTCGTGGTCCGTGACTCGCTCGCCGACCACCTGCGCACCGCACTCGCGCCGCTCGCCCCCGCCCTCGACGCCGCCGACGAACGCCGTTGA
- the lexA gene encoding transcriptional repressor LexA yields the protein MTDATRKSGATRKSGAAGKPGAAGKGRRGGSATSGRSGASAEPPAAPTVVATFPDQPEADLTVRQRRILDVIRDSVERRGYPPSVREIGEAVGLTSPSSVAYQMGILQRRGYLRRDPNRPRALDVRPPREQPRSGEAADGSPLSSMPEATYVPMVGRIAAGGPILAEQAIEDVFPLPKELVGEGTLFLLRVSGNSMIDAAICDGDWVVVRQQPVAESGDVVAAMIDGEATVKTYRRRDGHVTLVPHNPAYEPIPGDEATILGRVVTVLRRM from the coding sequence CTGACCGACGCGACCCGCAAGTCCGGCGCGACCCGCAAGTCCGGCGCGGCCGGCAAGCCCGGCGCGGCGGGCAAGGGTCGCCGCGGCGGCAGCGCAACGTCCGGGCGATCCGGCGCCTCGGCCGAGCCGCCGGCCGCCCCCACGGTGGTGGCGACCTTCCCGGACCAGCCGGAGGCCGATCTGACCGTCCGGCAGCGACGCATCCTCGACGTCATCCGCGACTCGGTGGAACGGCGCGGCTATCCGCCGAGCGTCCGCGAGATCGGCGAGGCGGTCGGGCTCACCTCGCCGTCCTCGGTGGCGTACCAGATGGGCATCCTGCAGCGGCGCGGCTACCTGCGCCGCGATCCGAACCGTCCGCGCGCGCTGGACGTGCGCCCGCCCCGCGAGCAGCCGCGGTCCGGCGAGGCCGCGGACGGCAGCCCGCTCAGTTCGATGCCGGAGGCGACCTACGTGCCGATGGTCGGTCGCATCGCCGCCGGCGGCCCGATCCTCGCCGAGCAGGCCATCGAGGATGTCTTCCCGCTGCCCAAGGAGCTGGTCGGCGAGGGCACGTTGTTCCTGCTGCGGGTCAGCGGCAACTCGATGATCGACGCGGCGATCTGCGACGGCGACTGGGTCGTCGTGCGGCAGCAGCCGGTGGCCGAGTCCGGTGACGTGGTGGCCGCCATGATCGACGGCGAGGCGACCGTCAAGACCTACCGACGCCGCGACGGTCACGTCACCCTCGTCCCCCACAACCCTGCGTACGAGCCCATCCCCGGCGACGAGGCCACGATCCTCGGCCGCGTGGTGACGGTGCTGCGCCGGATGTGA
- a CDS encoding vitamin B12-dependent ribonucleotide reductase: MTEAVGTSSDSAAGRGQRGAKKKDQRPGKGLRIERVWTTEGVHPYEEITWERRDVVMTNWRDGSVNFEQRGVEFPDFWSINATNIVTSKYFRGAVGTPEREWSLKQLINRVVKTYRVAGEQHGYFASPADAEVFEHELTWMLAHQYFSFNSPVWFNVGTSSPQQVSACFILSVDDSMDSILNWYREEGLIFKGGSGAGLNLSRIRSSKELLTSGGTASGPVSFMRGADASAGTIKSGGATRRAAKMVVLDVDHPDVEEFVETKAREEDKIRALRDAGFDMDLGGKDITSVQYQNANNSVRVTDEFMRAVEGDEEFALRARTTGEVVETIKARQLFGKIAKAAWECADPGLQYDDTINDWHTNPETGRITASNPCSEYLSLDNSSCNLASMNLMKFLRDDNTFDVAKFVKSVELVFTAMDISICFADFPTEAIGDTTRAYRQLGIGYANLGALLMATAHAYDSDGGRAVAAAITSLMTGVSYRRSAELAGVVGPYDGYARNASAHTRVMRKHAAANDTAHTVGAEDRRIFEAAGAEWRKGLEIGEKSGWRNAQASLLAPTGTIGLAMDCDTTGVEPDLALVKFKKLVGGGSMQIVNQTVPRALRRLGYQEEQIEAIVEYIAEHGHVVDAPGLRPEHYEVFDCAMGERSIRPMGHVRMMAALQPFLSGAISKTVNLPESATVADIEDVYLQGWKLGLKALAIYRDNCKVGQPLSAKKKAPEQATEQVKEVVEYRPVRKRMPKSRPSRTTSFSVAGAKGYLTASSYPDDGIGEVFLKLGKQGSTLAGVMDAFSVAISVALQYGVPLETYVEKFVNMRFEPAGMTDDPDVRIAASVLDYVFRRLALDFLPFERRAEMGILTNPERAAEVRGEDPASVHTDEPVDFAAMASSAPVARRRAEPAPEPAVAPSTQAGSSTELLEAVQGKAADAPLCFTCGTKMRPAGSCYVCEGCGSTSGCS; this comes from the coding sequence ATGACCGAGGCGGTGGGCACGTCGTCCGATTCAGCGGCCGGCAGGGGCCAGCGGGGGGCGAAGAAGAAGGACCAGCGGCCCGGTAAGGGTCTGCGCATCGAGCGGGTGTGGACGACGGAGGGTGTGCACCCGTACGAGGAGATCACCTGGGAGCGCCGGGACGTCGTGATGACGAACTGGCGGGACGGCTCGGTCAACTTCGAGCAGCGCGGCGTGGAGTTCCCCGACTTCTGGAGCATCAACGCCACCAACATCGTCACCTCGAAGTACTTCCGGGGCGCGGTCGGCACGCCGGAGCGCGAGTGGAGCCTCAAGCAACTGATCAACCGGGTGGTGAAGACCTACCGGGTCGCCGGTGAGCAGCACGGCTACTTCGCCTCGCCGGCCGACGCGGAGGTGTTCGAGCACGAGCTGACCTGGATGCTCGCCCACCAGTACTTCAGCTTCAACTCGCCGGTCTGGTTCAACGTCGGCACCAGCTCGCCGCAGCAGGTCAGCGCGTGCTTCATCCTGTCGGTCGACGACTCGATGGACTCGATCCTCAACTGGTACCGGGAAGAGGGGCTGATCTTCAAGGGCGGCTCCGGCGCCGGGCTGAACCTGTCCCGGATCCGGTCCTCCAAGGAGCTGCTGACCTCCGGCGGCACCGCGTCCGGACCGGTCAGCTTCATGCGCGGGGCGGACGCCAGCGCCGGCACCATCAAGTCCGGCGGGGCGACCCGGCGGGCGGCGAAGATGGTGGTGCTCGACGTGGACCACCCGGACGTGGAGGAGTTCGTCGAGACCAAGGCGCGCGAGGAGGACAAGATCCGCGCGCTGCGCGACGCCGGCTTCGACATGGACCTCGGTGGCAAGGACATCACCAGCGTCCAGTACCAGAACGCGAACAACTCGGTCCGGGTGACCGACGAGTTCATGCGCGCGGTCGAGGGCGACGAGGAGTTCGCGTTGCGGGCCCGCACCACCGGTGAGGTGGTCGAGACGATCAAGGCCAGGCAGCTGTTCGGCAAGATCGCGAAGGCCGCGTGGGAGTGCGCCGACCCGGGCCTGCAGTACGACGACACCATCAACGACTGGCACACCAACCCGGAGACCGGCCGGATCACCGCATCCAACCCGTGCTCGGAGTACCTGTCGCTGGACAACTCGTCGTGCAACCTCGCGTCGATGAACCTGATGAAGTTCCTGCGCGACGACAACACGTTCGACGTGGCGAAGTTCGTCAAGTCGGTCGAGCTGGTGTTCACCGCGATGGACATCTCGATCTGCTTCGCCGACTTCCCGACCGAGGCGATCGGTGACACCACCCGGGCGTACCGGCAGCTCGGCATCGGCTACGCCAACCTGGGCGCGCTGCTGATGGCGACCGCGCACGCGTACGACTCGGACGGTGGCCGGGCCGTGGCGGCGGCGATCACCTCGCTGATGACCGGCGTGTCGTACCGGCGCTCCGCGGAGCTCGCCGGCGTCGTCGGCCCGTACGACGGGTACGCCCGCAACGCGTCCGCGCACACCCGGGTGATGCGCAAGCACGCCGCCGCGAACGACACCGCGCACACCGTGGGCGCCGAGGACCGGCGGATCTTCGAGGCGGCCGGCGCCGAGTGGCGCAAGGGCCTCGAGATCGGCGAGAAGAGCGGCTGGCGCAACGCGCAGGCGTCGCTGCTGGCGCCGACCGGCACGATCGGCCTGGCGATGGACTGCGACACCACCGGGGTCGAGCCGGATCTCGCGCTGGTCAAGTTCAAGAAGCTGGTCGGTGGCGGCTCGATGCAAATCGTCAACCAGACCGTGCCGCGCGCGCTGCGCCGCCTGGGCTACCAGGAGGAGCAGATCGAGGCGATCGTGGAGTACATCGCCGAGCACGGCCACGTGGTGGACGCGCCGGGGCTGCGGCCGGAACACTACGAGGTGTTCGACTGCGCGATGGGCGAGCGGTCCATCCGGCCGATGGGGCACGTGCGGATGATGGCGGCACTGCAGCCGTTCCTGTCCGGCGCGATCTCCAAGACGGTCAACCTGCCGGAGTCGGCGACCGTCGCCGACATCGAGGACGTGTACCTGCAGGGCTGGAAGCTCGGCCTGAAGGCGCTCGCGATCTACCGGGACAACTGCAAGGTCGGTCAGCCGCTGTCGGCGAAGAAGAAGGCGCCGGAGCAGGCGACCGAGCAGGTCAAGGAGGTCGTCGAGTACCGGCCGGTGCGCAAGCGGATGCCGAAGTCGCGGCCCAGCCGCACCACGTCGTTCTCGGTGGCGGGGGCGAAGGGCTACCTGACCGCGTCCAGCTACCCGGACGACGGGATCGGCGAGGTGTTCCTCAAGCTGGGCAAGCAGGGGTCGACCCTCGCCGGCGTGATGGACGCGTTCTCGGTGGCGATCTCGGTGGCCCTGCAATACGGGGTGCCGCTGGAGACCTACGTCGAGAAGTTCGTCAACATGCGGTTCGAGCCGGCCGGCATGACTGACGACCCGGACGTGCGGATTGCCGCGTCGGTGCTGGACTACGTGTTCCGCCGGCTGGCGCTGGACTTCCTGCCGTTCGAGCGCCGGGCCGAGATGGGCATCCTGACCAACCCGGAGCGCGCCGCCGAGGTGCGCGGCGAGGACCCGGCGTCGGTGCACACCGACGAGCCGGTGGACTTCGCGGCGATGGCCTCCTCGGCACCGGTCGCGCGGCGCCGGGCCGAGCCGGCGCCGGAGCCCGCGGTGGCCCCGTCGACCCAGGCCGGTTCGTCCACCGAGCTGCTGGAGGCGGTGCAGGGCAAGGCGGCTGACGCGCCGCTCTGCTTCACCTGCGGGACGAAGATGCGCCCGGCCGGTAGCTGCTACGTCTGCGAGGGCTGCGGCTCCACCTCCGGCTGCAGCTGA
- a CDS encoding LysM peptidoglycan-binding domain-containing protein, giving the protein MRLTRRGRLVRTVAVLVLAAGLGAAAASSGDAEPPVRRVEVHRGDTLWSIADRYSASRDPVTTIERIRHLNHLSGYTIYPGQELSVPAGDR; this is encoded by the coding sequence GTGCGGTTGACCCGGCGCGGCCGGCTCGTGCGCACCGTGGCGGTGTTGGTGTTGGCGGCCGGGCTGGGGGCGGCGGCGGCCAGTTCGGGCGACGCCGAGCCGCCGGTTCGCCGGGTCGAGGTGCACCGGGGCGACACGCTCTGGTCGATCGCCGACCGGTACTCTGCCTCCCGCGATCCGGTGACCACGATCGAGCGAATCCGCCACCTCAACCACCTGTCCGGATACACCATCTATCCGGGACAGGAGCTGAGCGTCCCGGCCGGTGACCGATGA
- the hflX gene encoding GTPase HflX, which produces MAETHTSTALDGQLRGGAPDDERYATDPAPAGVEPGEPKLTADAILAEPELAEPAPLDDSPLPGGSALADGSVLAEDATTGELELADRHALRRVAGLSTELTDVTEVEYRRLRLERVVLVGVWTEGTLASAEQSLAELAALAETAGSQVLEGLIQRRGRPDPATYVGRGKVDELRDVVVESGADTVVCDGELSPSQLRNLETRVKVKVIDRTALILDIFAQHAKSREGKAQVELAQLEYLIPRLRGWGESLSRQAGGRAGGASGGVGTRGPGETKLETDRRRIRQRVAKLRREIKAMRAARDTKRADRRRHDVPGVAIAGYTNAGKSSLLNRITGAGVLVEDALFATLDPTTRRARTGDGRIYTLSDTVGFVRHLPHQLVEAFRSTLEEVADADLVLHVVDGSDPDPEAQVAAVREVLAEIDAASRPELLAVNKIDAADPETLLRLRRIWPDAVFCSAHSGAGIDELRAALEARLPRPPVPMLVRVPYDRGDLVNRAREHGEVLELEHTAEGTVLRVRVDPVLANELAPFALAAPEPEPAPTG; this is translated from the coding sequence ATGGCTGAAACACATACCTCTACCGCACTCGACGGGCAGCTCCGGGGCGGGGCACCCGACGACGAGCGGTACGCGACCGATCCCGCCCCGGCCGGCGTCGAGCCCGGTGAGCCGAAGCTCACCGCCGATGCCATCCTCGCCGAACCCGAGCTCGCCGAGCCGGCGCCGCTCGACGACTCGCCGCTGCCCGGCGGCTCGGCCCTGGCGGACGGCTCGGTGCTCGCCGAGGACGCCACGACCGGCGAGCTGGAACTCGCCGACCGGCACGCGCTGCGTCGCGTCGCCGGACTGTCCACCGAACTCACCGACGTCACCGAGGTCGAGTACCGGCGGTTGCGACTCGAACGGGTCGTGCTGGTCGGCGTCTGGACCGAGGGCACCCTGGCCTCGGCCGAGCAGTCGCTGGCCGAGCTGGCCGCGCTCGCCGAGACCGCCGGTTCGCAGGTGCTGGAGGGGCTGATCCAGCGCCGCGGCCGTCCGGACCCGGCCACCTACGTCGGCCGCGGCAAGGTCGACGAGCTGCGCGACGTGGTCGTGGAGAGCGGCGCCGACACCGTGGTCTGCGACGGCGAGCTGTCCCCGAGCCAGCTGCGCAACCTGGAGACCCGGGTCAAGGTCAAGGTCATCGACCGCACCGCGCTGATCCTGGACATCTTCGCCCAGCACGCGAAGAGCCGGGAGGGCAAGGCGCAGGTCGAGCTGGCCCAGCTGGAATACCTGATCCCGCGGCTGCGCGGCTGGGGCGAGAGCCTGTCCCGGCAGGCCGGCGGGCGGGCCGGTGGTGCCAGCGGCGGCGTCGGTACCCGTGGCCCCGGTGAGACGAAGCTGGAGACCGACCGCCGGCGCATCCGGCAGCGGGTGGCGAAGCTGCGCCGCGAGATCAAGGCGATGCGGGCGGCCCGGGACACCAAGCGGGCCGACCGGCGCCGGCACGACGTGCCCGGTGTGGCGATCGCCGGCTACACCAACGCCGGCAAGTCCAGCCTGCTCAACCGGATCACCGGCGCCGGTGTGCTGGTCGAGGACGCGCTGTTCGCCACCCTCGATCCGACCACCCGGCGGGCCCGCACCGGCGACGGGCGCATCTACACGCTGTCCGACACCGTCGGGTTCGTCCGGCACCTGCCGCACCAGCTGGTGGAGGCGTTCCGCTCCACCCTGGAGGAGGTGGCCGACGCCGACCTGGTGCTGCACGTGGTGGACGGTTCCGACCCCGACCCGGAGGCTCAGGTCGCCGCGGTCCGGGAGGTCCTGGCGGAGATCGACGCGGCGAGCCGGCCCGAGCTGCTCGCGGTGAACAAGATCGATGCCGCCGATCCGGAGACGCTGCTGCGGCTGCGCCGGATCTGGCCGGACGCGGTGTTCTGCTCCGCACACAGCGGCGCCGGCATCGACGAGCTGCGGGCGGCGCTCGAGGCCCGGCTGCCGCGGCCGCCGGTGCCGATGCTGGTGCGCGTCCCGTACGACCGGGGTGATCTGGTCAACCGGGCCCGGGAGCACGGTGAGGTGCTCGAGCTCGAGCACACCGCCGAGGGCACCGTGCTGCGGGTCCGGGTCGACCCGGTGCTGGCCAACGAGCTGGCTCCGTTCGCGCTTGCGGCGCCCGAGCCCGAGCCGGCGCCGACCGGCTGA
- the dapF gene encoding diaminopimelate epimerase, whose amino-acid sequence MSTTLAGAAFAKGHGTENDFVILPDPDGALPLTAERVAALCDRRAGIGADGVLRVVRSAKHPDAAAQADAAEWFMDYWNADGSIAEMCGNGIRVFLRYLTEAGLAAGSAGTAGAEITIATRSGLRTGRMGETIAVQMGTPALLGTTGAQLGGVGYPGVAADAGNPHLVCPVPAGELAGLDLTAPPGIDPVVFPHGANVEFVTEVPEPVPGADRHVAMRVYERGAGETRSCGSGVCAVAAVVLGEAGETAGTVAVDVLGGRLTATVDGDSLILAGPAVIVATGTLA is encoded by the coding sequence ATGAGTACGACGCTCGCCGGCGCGGCGTTCGCCAAGGGCCACGGCACCGAGAACGACTTCGTGATCCTTCCCGACCCGGACGGCGCGCTGCCGCTGACCGCGGAGCGGGTCGCCGCGCTGTGCGACCGGCGCGCCGGCATCGGCGCGGACGGCGTGCTGCGGGTGGTGCGCAGCGCCAAGCACCCGGATGCGGCCGCCCAGGCCGATGCGGCCGAGTGGTTCATGGACTACTGGAACGCCGACGGCTCCATCGCCGAGATGTGCGGCAACGGCATCCGGGTCTTCCTGCGCTACCTGACCGAGGCGGGGCTCGCCGCCGGCTCGGCCGGCACCGCTGGCGCCGAGATCACCATCGCCACCCGGTCCGGCCTGCGTACCGGCCGGATGGGGGAGACGATCGCGGTGCAGATGGGCACCCCGGCACTGCTCGGCACCACCGGCGCGCAGCTCGGTGGCGTCGGCTACCCGGGCGTCGCCGCCGATGCCGGCAACCCGCACCTGGTCTGCCCGGTACCGGCCGGGGAGCTCGCCGGGCTGGACCTGACCGCGCCGCCCGGGATCGATCCGGTGGTGTTCCCGCACGGCGCCAACGTCGAGTTCGTCACCGAGGTGCCCGAGCCGGTCCCGGGTGCCGACCGGCACGTCGCGATGCGCGTGTACGAGCGGGGTGCGGGCGAGACGCGCTCCTGCGGTTCCGGCGTGTGCGCGGTCGCCGCGGTCGTGCTGGGCGAGGCCGGCGAGACCGCCGGCACCGTCGCGGTCGACGTACTCGGTGGGCGCCTGACCGCCACCGTGGACGGCGACTCGCTGATCCTCGCCGGCCCCGCCGTCATCGTCGCCACCGGCACCCTCGCCTGA
- a CDS encoding pyridoxal phosphate-dependent decarboxylase family protein: protein MELAHWLSRAVAANEEWSARFGSYSPHPATEIGDPAFAAAFEEFAARLADNYPFFHPRYAGQMVKPPHPAAVVGYLAAMLRNPNNHAREGGPATCDMEVEVVAQLAGMFGLTTHLGHLTGGGTMANLEALYVARQSHPDLGVAYSVDSHFSHARMCEVLRMPGHPVAVDAAGRMDLAALRAVLRDERIGTVVVTAGTTGTGAVDPIHEVVEIARRHRARVHVDAAYGGFFALLAGAEGIPAEPWQAIRRCDSVVVDPHKHGLQPYGCGAVLFTDPTVARHFRHDSSYTYFTPADLHLGEISLECSRAGAAAAALWLTFRVLPPTRDGLGRVLAASRRAATGWAERIEGSSRLRLYQRPDLDIVTYLAARPTLSEVDSATERMLREGMTDPDDPVYLSVLRADADAFRRRHPDLVRDRPDARVLRSVLIKPEAETELAGLHERIERLAGERSTRCPTPA, encoded by the coding sequence GTGGAGCTTGCGCACTGGCTGTCTCGAGCCGTGGCCGCGAACGAGGAATGGTCCGCCCGCTTCGGGTCGTACTCGCCGCATCCGGCCACCGAGATCGGCGACCCGGCGTTCGCCGCGGCGTTCGAGGAGTTCGCCGCGCGGTTGGCGGACAACTACCCGTTCTTCCACCCCCGGTACGCCGGACAGATGGTCAAACCGCCGCACCCGGCCGCGGTCGTCGGCTACCTGGCGGCGATGCTGCGCAACCCGAACAACCACGCCCGTGAGGGCGGCCCGGCCACCTGCGACATGGAGGTCGAGGTCGTCGCGCAACTCGCCGGGATGTTCGGCCTCACCACGCATCTGGGTCACCTGACCGGCGGCGGCACGATGGCCAACCTGGAGGCGCTGTACGTGGCACGGCAGAGCCACCCGGACCTGGGCGTGGCGTACAGCGTGGACAGTCACTTCAGCCACGCGCGGATGTGCGAGGTCCTGCGGATGCCCGGCCACCCGGTCGCCGTCGACGCGGCCGGCCGGATGGACCTGGCGGCGTTGCGCGCGGTCCTGCGCGACGAGCGGATCGGCACCGTCGTGGTGACCGCCGGTACCACCGGCACCGGTGCGGTCGACCCGATCCACGAGGTGGTCGAGATCGCCCGGCGGCACCGGGCCCGGGTGCACGTCGATGCCGCGTACGGCGGGTTCTTCGCGCTGCTCGCCGGCGCCGAGGGCATCCCCGCCGAGCCCTGGCAGGCGATCCGGCGGTGCGACTCGGTGGTGGTGGATCCGCACAAGCACGGCCTGCAGCCGTACGGGTGCGGCGCCGTGCTGTTCACCGACCCCACGGTGGCCCGCCACTTCCGGCACGATTCGAGCTACACCTACTTCACCCCGGCCGACCTGCACCTGGGCGAGATCAGCCTGGAGTGCTCCCGGGCCGGGGCCGCCGCGGCGGCCCTGTGGCTGACGTTCCGGGTACTACCGCCCACCCGCGACGGGCTGGGCCGGGTCCTCGCGGCCAGCCGGCGCGCCGCGACCGGCTGGGCGGAGCGGATCGAGGGCTCGTCCCGGCTGCGGCTCTACCAGCGGCCGGACCTCGACATCGTGACCTACCTGGCGGCGCGGCCGACACTGTCCGAAGTGGACAGTGCGACCGAGCGGATGCTGCGGGAGGGCATGACCGACCCGGACGACCCGGTGTACCTGAGCGTGCTGCGCGCCGACGCGGACGCGTTCCGGCGACGCCATCCGGACCTGGTCCGGGACCGGCCGGACGCCCGGGTGCTGCGCAGCGTCCTGATCAAACCCGAAGCCGAGACGGAGCTGGCCGGGCTGCACGAGCGCATCGAGCGGCTGGCCGGCGAGAGGAGCACCCGATGCCCGACACCAGCGTGA
- a CDS encoding NAD-dependent malic enzyme, translating into MTTRSLPSAGFSITVRVSVPADSTSIGRLTTAVGDADAIVTALDVVDSDHQTVTVDLTCDTADAAHAESVVHHLESLDGVQVRKVSDRTFLLHLGGKIEVSSKVSLRNRDELSRAYTPGVARVCMAIAENPEDARRLTIKRNTIAVVSDGSAVLGLGNIGPAAAMPVMEGKAALFKRFGRVDAWPVVLDTQDSDEIVSIVKALAPAYGGINLEDIAAPRCFEIEAKLRDALDIPVFHDDQHGTAICVLAALTNALRVVGKQMSDVRVVVSGSGAAGTAIMKLLLKQGVGDIIACDRPGALHRGMPGLSGSWEWLVEHTNSSNYSGSLAGALAGADVFIGVSAPNLLEGKDIATMNDDAIVFALANPDPEVDPREARQYAKVVATGRSDQPNQINNLLAFPGVFRGLLDAQAPKWTDGMALAAAKAIADSVGEESLNASVIVPSVFDPKVSPAVAAAVRAVAKGAEDPNPDSDKAPLSLR; encoded by the coding sequence GTGACCACCCGTAGCCTGCCGAGCGCCGGCTTTTCGATCACCGTGCGGGTCTCGGTACCCGCCGACTCCACCTCGATCGGCCGGCTGACCACCGCGGTCGGTGACGCCGACGCCATCGTCACGGCGCTCGACGTCGTCGACTCCGACCACCAGACGGTCACGGTCGACCTCACCTGCGACACCGCCGACGCGGCGCACGCGGAGAGCGTGGTGCACCACCTCGAGTCGCTCGACGGCGTGCAGGTACGCAAGGTGTCCGACCGGACGTTCCTGCTGCACCTCGGCGGCAAGATCGAGGTGTCCTCGAAGGTGAGCCTGCGCAACCGGGACGAGCTGTCCCGGGCGTACACGCCGGGCGTGGCCCGGGTGTGCATGGCGATCGCGGAGAACCCGGAGGACGCCCGCCGGCTGACCATCAAGCGCAACACGATCGCGGTCGTCTCGGACGGCTCCGCGGTGCTGGGCCTGGGCAACATCGGGCCGGCCGCGGCGATGCCGGTGATGGAGGGCAAGGCGGCGCTGTTCAAGCGGTTCGGCCGGGTCGATGCCTGGCCGGTCGTACTGGACACCCAGGACAGCGACGAGATCGTGTCGATCGTCAAGGCGCTCGCCCCGGCGTACGGCGGGATCAACCTGGAGGACATCGCCGCGCCGCGCTGCTTCGAGATCGAGGCCAAGCTGCGCGACGCGCTGGACATCCCGGTGTTCCACGACGACCAGCACGGTACGGCGATCTGCGTGCTCGCCGCGCTCACCAACGCGCTGCGCGTCGTGGGCAAGCAGATGAGCGACGTGCGGGTGGTCGTGTCCGGCTCCGGCGCCGCCGGTACCGCGATCATGAAGCTGCTGCTCAAGCAGGGCGTCGGCGACATCATCGCGTGCGACCGGCCGGGCGCGCTGCACCGCGGCATGCCCGGTCTGAGCGGCAGCTGGGAGTGGCTGGTCGAGCACACCAACTCCTCGAACTACTCCGGTTCGCTCGCCGGCGCGCTGGCCGGCGCCGACGTGTTCATCGGGGTGTCCGCGCCGAACCTGTTGGAGGGCAAGGACATCGCCACGATGAACGACGACGCCATCGTGTTCGCGCTGGCCAACCCGGACCCGGAGGTCGACCCGCGGGAGGCCCGGCAGTACGCGAAGGTCGTCGCCACCGGTCGCTCCGACCAACCGAACCAGATCAACAACCTGCTGGCGTTTCCCGGCGTGTTCCGCGGGCTGCTCGACGCGCAGGCGCCGAAGTGGACCGACGGCATGGCGCTGGCCGCGGCGAAGGCGATCGCCGACTCGGTCGGCGAGGAGAGCCTCAACGCCAGCGTGATCGTGCCGAGCGTGTTCGACCCGAAGGTCTCGCCCGCGGTCGCGGCGGCGGTCCGCGCCGTCGCGAAGGGCGCCGAGGACCCGAACCCGGACAGCGACAAGGCACCGCTGTCACTCCGCTGA